Proteins found in one uncultured Desulfuromonas sp. genomic segment:
- a CDS encoding molybdopterin-dependent oxidoreductase, with protein MIGNVDLTQEGVEVKKSACYFCHQNCGVLAYVKDDKVLAIEGDPEFPTNQGGLCCRGNIALKHLDHPDRVNYPLKRVGKRGEGKWEQIPWDQAIKEIAAKLSEIREEFGAEAVATAGGTQRTDDWARRRFMNLFGSPNGFHNAHLCWIPTFMVETAIYGWCPFDLDIGGSKCIVLWGQNPGASGMPEAHHLADLQAKGMKVIVIDPRFTESASKADLWLPLRPGSDLALALAWIHVIIYEGLMDQDFVMEYTEGFNELAEHVVDFSPEWAAERTWLTPEQIRAGAHMYAMNKPGNIQWGTSVDQIGKPAGATMHARAILRALTGNLDCPGADLLTGPSQDYLTDEELEGNQFLPDEQKAKQIGADKFPMVTWPGYSKICELTKKTWGKVPTAEWMCEAHPPSVFRAIANSDPYPVKALMIAATNPLASYGETSVVLEALRKVDFMVACDYWITPSAMFADYIMPIAGALERPIITNSYGCADFMLTAQRAIKPMYERRNDFNFWRDLGIALGQEENWPWETVEDAYYSAIEPIGHPVSNFDEFVENVRFHFPEREYYKYKRQGFATPSGKVELYSTTLKELGLPPLPEYVGPSENEIDNPELAEKFPLVLTTGGGFMPFHHSEHFQIKDMRFLRHTPFMDINPATAKELGIEDGDWVWIETDRGRMKQRANLSEAIHQKVIYTQRCWWYPEKDMRDIELGGELGGALESNGNVLTCTTDDYCDPYSGSWANRGLLCRVYKVEDADLKEVI; from the coding sequence ATGATAGGAAACGTTGATTTAACCCAAGAAGGTGTGGAAGTAAAAAAGTCGGCCTGTTACTTCTGCCATCAGAATTGCGGTGTGCTTGCCTATGTGAAGGACGATAAAGTCCTGGCCATCGAAGGTGACCCCGAGTTCCCGACCAACCAAGGTGGCCTGTGCTGCCGCGGCAATATTGCCCTCAAACATCTGGACCATCCCGATCGCGTCAACTACCCGCTCAAACGGGTTGGCAAGCGCGGCGAAGGGAAATGGGAGCAGATCCCATGGGACCAGGCGATCAAGGAGATCGCTGCCAAACTTTCGGAGATTCGCGAAGAGTTTGGTGCCGAAGCTGTCGCCACAGCAGGCGGTACGCAACGCACCGATGACTGGGCGCGCCGACGCTTTATGAACCTTTTCGGCAGCCCGAATGGTTTCCACAATGCCCACCTGTGCTGGATTCCTACCTTCATGGTGGAAACCGCAATCTACGGTTGGTGCCCTTTCGACCTCGATATCGGCGGCAGTAAATGTATTGTCCTGTGGGGCCAGAACCCCGGCGCCTCAGGGATGCCGGAAGCTCATCACCTTGCCGACTTGCAAGCCAAAGGCATGAAGGTAATCGTGATCGACCCGCGCTTCACCGAATCTGCGTCCAAAGCCGATCTCTGGCTGCCGCTGCGTCCCGGTTCCGACTTGGCCCTGGCCCTGGCCTGGATTCACGTCATCATCTACGAAGGCCTGATGGATCAGGACTTTGTCATGGAATACACCGAAGGATTCAACGAACTGGCTGAGCATGTCGTCGACTTCTCCCCGGAATGGGCCGCAGAACGGACCTGGCTGACTCCCGAGCAGATCCGCGCCGGTGCCCATATGTACGCGATGAACAAACCTGGCAACATCCAATGGGGGACCTCGGTCGATCAGATCGGCAAACCAGCCGGTGCCACCATGCATGCTCGCGCCATCCTGCGCGCCCTGACCGGCAACCTTGACTGTCCGGGTGCCGACCTGCTGACCGGACCGTCTCAGGACTACCTGACCGATGAAGAACTCGAAGGCAACCAGTTTTTGCCGGATGAGCAAAAAGCAAAGCAGATCGGGGCCGACAAGTTCCCGATGGTCACCTGGCCCGGCTACAGCAAAATTTGCGAGCTGACCAAGAAAACCTGGGGCAAGGTGCCGACCGCCGAGTGGATGTGTGAAGCGCATCCGCCATCCGTCTTCCGGGCCATTGCCAACAGCGATCCCTACCCGGTCAAGGCATTGATGATTGCGGCAACCAACCCGCTGGCCTCCTACGGTGAAACCAGCGTCGTGCTCGAAGCACTGCGTAAAGTCGATTTTATGGTTGCCTGCGACTATTGGATCACCCCATCGGCAATGTTCGCTGATTACATCATGCCGATTGCCGGCGCACTGGAACGACCGATCATCACCAACAGCTACGGCTGCGCCGACTTCATGCTGACCGCGCAACGGGCCATCAAGCCAATGTATGAGCGGCGCAACGATTTCAACTTCTGGCGCGATCTCGGCATCGCTCTGGGCCAGGAAGAAAACTGGCCGTGGGAAACCGTTGAAGACGCCTACTACAGTGCCATTGAGCCGATCGGTCACCCGGTCAGCAACTTTGACGAATTTGTTGAAAACGTCCGCTTCCACTTCCCTGAACGCGAATACTACAAGTACAAACGCCAGGGTTTTGCGACCCCTTCCGGCAAAGTTGAACTGTATTCGACAACGCTGAAAGAACTGGGTCTGCCGCCGCTGCCGGAATATGTCGGTCCTTCTGAAAACGAGATTGACAACCCTGAACTGGCAGAAAAATTCCCGCTGGTATTGACAACCGGTGGCGGTTTCATGCCGTTCCATCACTCGGAACATTTCCAGATCAAGGATATGCGCTTCTTGCGTCATACACCCTTTATGGACATCAATCCTGCGACCGCCAAGGAATTGGGGATCGAGGATGGCGATTGGGTCTGGATTGAGACCGATCGTGGCCGGATGAAGCAACGGGCAAACCTGAGCGAAGCGATCCATCAGAAAGTGATCTACACGCAACGTTGCTGGTGGTACCCGGAAAAAGATATGCGCGACATTGAGCTGGGTGGTGAACTCGGCGGCGCTCTGGAGTCGAACGGTAACGTTCTGACCTGCACAACTGATGACTATTGCGACCCCTATAGCGGCTCCTGGGCGAATCGCGGTTTGCTCTGCCGGGTCTACAAAGTAGAGGACGCAGACTTGAAGGAGGTAATTTGA